GTCGTTTTGGTACGTCTGATGAGACGGTTGATAATAACCTGGGCTATTTCTCCGATACCGATGTGACCATAAATTTAAAAGTTAAAGCTGCGCTTTATCACAACCTAAAGCCAATTCTCTGCTGCGGCGAAACGCTTGCTGAGCGAGAAGCAGGGAATACCGATTCGGTAATTGCCAACCAGATATCCAACGGATTAGCCGGAATTGAAGCGGTTGAAGCGTTTGATATGGTCGTTGCTTACGAGCCGGTGTGGGCAATTGGAACCGGCAAGGTTTGCGAACTTTCTGAAGCTCAGCGAGTATGCGCGCTGGTTCGTCAACAGCTCAAAGCAGTCTTCAACGAGGAAGCGGCTGAGAAAATCCGCGTTCTTTATGGAGGCAGCGTCAAGGGCAGCAACGCCGCCCAGCTTCTCAAAGAGCCTGATATTGACGGTGCTCTTGTAGGCGGAGCAAGTCTAGATGCCGATGAGTTCAAAGCAATTATTGCGAGTATCTAATCAGCACATATGCAACAGGGGGTCTGGCTAAGCCAGACCCCCTGTTTGTTTATTTCGATGGTTTGGCGGTTGAAACCGCAGCTGATATTGGCGAAGTCCACCTTCGTGGACTCTTCCGAATAGTCCGCGTAGGCGGACTTTGCTATCAATAGCCGCGAATTTATTCGCCAGGCAACGTAACATTTGAGTTTTTAGACAACGCCCTTAGCCAGACCCCCTGTTTGTTTAATTCGAAGGCTTGGCGGTTGAAACCGCAGCTGATATTGGCGAAGTCCACCTTCGTGGACTCTTCCGAATAGTCCGCGTAGGCGGACTTTGCTATCAATAGCCGCGAATTTATTCGCCAGGCAACGTAACATTTGAGTTTTTAGACAACGCCCTAAGCCAGGCCCCCTGTTTGTTTATTTCGATGGCTTGGAGTTATCTTTTAAGTAGTCCCCAACATCTGCCTTGCGTGCTCAAGGGCAGAGTCGGTGAGCTTTTCGCCGCCGATCATTCTGGCGATCTCACCCACTCGCTCCTCCCCGGCAACCGGAGTTGCATGAACTTGTGTGTGACCATCGCGGATGAGCTTTTCTAATCGAACGTGCGCGTCACCTTGGCTGGCAATCTGCGGCAGATGGGTAATGCAGAGGATTTGGGCATATTGGGAGAGTTCGGCTAGTTTTCGCCCAACCACGGCTGCGGTCCGTCCGCCCAATCCAGAATCGACTTCATCGAAAATAAGGGTTGGAATTTGAGCGTTCCCTGCCATCACGCACTTGATAGCCAGCATGACGCGTGAAATCTCACCGCCTGATGCAATCTTCGCTAAAGGCCGAGGGGGTTCGCCAGGGTTTGGGGCGATAAAGAATTCGACTTTATCCCCACCCGTCGTGTCGATGGGTTTTGGCGTTATAGAAACGCTAAATTCGGCTCGCTCCATCGCTAGTTGACGTATTTGCCCTTCGACTTGCAGCCCAAAGCCCTCAGCGCCTTTTTTACGCATTGCTGTTAGCTTAGCCGCATCGTCTTTAAGCTTTTGGCGAGTATCGGTCATCGTTGCTTTTAGTTCTTCCGAACGCTCTTCAAAATGGGTGAGATTTACAAGTTTTTGCTCGACCTCTACCCCAAAAGCGATGACTTCCTCGATCGTCTTGCCGTATTTACGCATGAGCTTTTTGATAGTATCCAGGCGGGCGTTGATTTCTTCGAGACGTTCGGGGCTGAATTCGATGGTTTCAGTATATTGCCGAAGCTGTGCGACTGCTTCTTCGGCTGAATAGAGGGCTGTTTTTATCAGTTCGAGTGTCGGAGCAAGGCTGGTGTCGATTGCGGCAGCATCTTCGATATTTGCGAGGGCATCCGATAAGCGGTCTCTTGCGCTTTGTTCCGCAACGCCTAGGATAGAACGCCCTTTTGAGGTTGATGCGTACAGTTTTTCAGCATGTGCAAGCCGAATCTGTTCAAAGGCAAGCGCTTCCTCTTCATCAGGGCTTAGACGAGCGCCTTGTATCTCTTCAACTTGAAATTTGTATAGCTCGATGAGATGCTCTCGATCACGTGATTGGGTTCCAAGAAGGTCCAGTTCGCGCTGCATTGCATTTAGTTGTTCGACTTGTGAAGCAATACTCGCCCGATGCGTTTGCGCATCCTTACCGAGCCAGGCATCGAGAAATTCGACGTGCCGTTCAG
This is a stretch of genomic DNA from bacterium. It encodes these proteins:
- the tpiA gene encoding triose-phosphate isomerase; this translates as MRRRLIAGNWKMNLTIPEGIALVDAIIRRVKMRPDVEVVVCPPFTSLSAVYEEIKSTTITLGAQNMFWKDSGAFTGQVSPPMLVSTGCTYVILGHSETRGRFGTSDETVDNNLGYFSDTDVTINLKVKAALYHNLKPILCCGETLAEREAGNTDSVIANQISNGLAGIEAVEAFDMVVAYEPVWAIGTGKVCELSEAQRVCALVRQQLKAVFNEEAAEKIRVLYGGSVKGSNAAQLLKEPDIDGALVGGASLDADEFKAIIASI
- the recN gene encoding DNA repair protein RecN produces the protein MLIELSVEDFAVIERIRLPFESRFCVLTGETGAGKSLLIDAIGLVLGERSDVSIVRSGAERAVVSAVFDISDTTTLKPLLEELGIEIEDNLLLINREVSAGGRSISRINGRPIPAVSLKRIGDALVDLHGQHEHQSLLHPERHVEFLDAWLGKDAQTHRASIASQVEQLNAMQRELDLLGTQSRDREHLIELYKFQVEEIQGARLSPDEEEALAFEQIRLAHAEKLYASTSKGRSILGVAEQSARDRLSDALANIEDAAAIDTSLAPTLELIKTALYSAEEAVAQLRQYTETIEFSPERLEEINARLDTIKKLMRKYGKTIEEVIAFGVEVEQKLVNLTHFEERSEELKATMTDTRQKLKDDAAKLTAMRKKGAEGFGLQVEGQIRQLAMERAEFSVSITPKPIDTTGGDKVEFFIAPNPGEPPRPLAKIASGGEISRVMLAIKCVMAGNAQIPTLIFDEVDSGLGGRTAAVVGRKLAELSQYAQILCITHLPQIASQGDAHVRLEKLIRDGHTQVHATPVAGEERVGEIARMIGGEKLTDSALEHARQMLGTT